Proteins encoded within one genomic window of Mya arenaria isolate MELC-2E11 chromosome 13, ASM2691426v1:
- the LOC128214264 gene encoding uncharacterized protein LOC128214264 yields MQVLYQTLWKTSSTAELGNFERSFKGETSIRLTLSTGNPIKKTLTLKQLLYLTSSHQLGLLQNSDKYLSHQNKTRTDRSESLRTEANIIEVHPSKNPSKQHAEQLQELSSKDHTFLK; encoded by the exons atgcaagtgctgtatcaaactctgtggaagacctcatcaacagctgaacttggaaattttgaaagatcgttcaaaggcgaaacatctatacgtct cactttgtcgacgggaaatccaatcaagaaaacactgaccctcaagcagctactgtatttgaccagctcacaccagcttggcctcctccaaaactcagataaatatttgagccaccaaaacaaaacgagaacagatcggtctgaatcgttaag aactgaagctaacatcatagaggtacatccttccaagaatccatcaaaacaacatgctgaacaacttcaagaactctcttcaaaagaccacactttcctgaaataa